The Paraphotobacterium marinum genome contains a region encoding:
- the nhaA gene encoding Na+/H+ antiporter NhaA: protein MTKTILRFVKLESSGGIILLCSAILALIFANSPISDHYFNALSYKILGLSVGHWVNDGLMAIFFLLIGLEVKRELIEGALNSKDKAIFPLIAAVGGMLIPALFYLSLNYSSMELSQGWAIPAATDIAFALGILALLPNVPSNLRSFLLALAIIDDLGVILIIALFYSTKLNAIPMLIATMATLTLAIFNLKKVMHISWYLIVGFILWIAVLKSGIHATLAGVILGFLVPIEHKNPNCKSPLKLLEHKLHYWVNFLILPIFAFCNAGIHLLDISLHQIINPLSIGIVLGLFLGKPIGIYSFSYLSLKFKMAKLPAGVNLIQIFGVSILCGIGFTMSIFISSLAFLNEDYINLSKIGILGGSFLSAVIGFFALKYALKKQRY, encoded by the coding sequence ATGACTAAAACAATATTGAGATTTGTTAAACTCGAATCATCTGGTGGAATTATTCTTTTATGCTCTGCTATTCTGGCTTTAATTTTTGCTAATTCACCTATCTCTGATCACTATTTCAATGCCTTGAGTTATAAAATATTAGGTTTATCTGTTGGGCACTGGGTAAATGATGGATTGATGGCAATTTTTTTCTTATTAATTGGTCTAGAGGTGAAACGCGAATTGATTGAAGGGGCTTTAAACTCAAAAGATAAAGCAATTTTCCCTTTGATTGCAGCAGTAGGCGGTATGTTAATTCCTGCTTTATTTTATTTATCTTTGAATTATTCGAGCATGGAATTAAGTCAAGGTTGGGCAATACCAGCTGCAACAGATATTGCTTTTGCGTTGGGTATATTAGCTTTACTTCCTAATGTTCCTAGTAACTTAAGAAGCTTTTTGTTAGCACTTGCAATAATTGATGATTTGGGCGTAATTCTTATTATTGCTCTGTTTTATAGTACTAAATTAAATGCTATTCCAATGCTTATTGCTACAATGGCTACTCTCACATTAGCTATATTTAATCTAAAAAAAGTCATGCATATATCTTGGTATTTAATTGTAGGTTTTATCCTTTGGATTGCTGTTCTAAAATCAGGAATTCACGCTACTTTAGCAGGTGTAATTCTTGGCTTTTTGGTGCCAATCGAACATAAAAATCCAAACTGTAAATCACCTTTAAAATTATTAGAGCATAAATTGCATTATTGGGTGAATTTTTTGATTTTACCTATTTTTGCATTTTGTAATGCAGGAATTCACCTACTAGATATTTCATTGCATCAAATTATAAATCCGCTTTCAATAGGAATAGTTTTAGGACTTTTCTTAGGAAAACCTATTGGTATATACAGTTTCAGCTATTTGTCTTTAAAATTCAAAATGGCCAAATTACCAGCGGGTGTAAATTTAATACAAATATTTGGTGTTTCTATTCTCTGTGGTATTGGCTTCACAATGTCTATATTTATATCAAGTTTAGCTTTTTTGAATGAAGATTATATTAATTTATCAAAAATTGGGATTTTAGGAGGCTCTTTTTTATCGGCTGTTATTGGTTTTTTTGCGTTGAAATATGCATTAAAAAAGCAGAGATATTAG
- the ribF gene encoding bifunctional riboflavin kinase/FAD synthetase: MKIIRHVENLPKRVCGSVITIGNFDGLHLGHQNILDEVSNYSEVFKLKSILVTFQPYPEEFFSKDKEKVFKINNLRDKYTLIAQKGIEEFVCLQFNQKFANMSAYDFIENILVKKLKAKIIIIGDDFKFGYRREGCFQLLKKLESRYHYKTYAQDSYLINNERVSSTAIRKQLIDGDLSQASSFLGRNFFITGTVVHGNKLGRTIGFPTANIATKNTNYPLRGVFIVMVELLNNTKLYGVANIGNRPTIDGKKIVLEVHILNFGSDIYGKRLRVRFLKKLRNEMKFETMNDLKQQINIDMNQAKNYIKNK; encoded by the coding sequence ATGAAAATAATTAGACATGTTGAAAATCTTCCGAAGCGAGTTTGTGGGAGTGTTATAACTATAGGTAATTTTGATGGTTTACATTTAGGACATCAAAATATTTTAGATGAAGTTTCCAATTATTCCGAAGTTTTTAAATTAAAATCAATTTTAGTTACTTTCCAGCCATATCCAGAAGAGTTTTTCTCAAAAGATAAAGAGAAAGTTTTTAAGATTAATAATCTTCGTGATAAATACACTTTAATTGCTCAAAAGGGGATTGAAGAGTTTGTGTGCTTACAATTTAATCAAAAGTTTGCTAATATGTCTGCTTATGATTTTATAGAGAATATCCTTGTTAAAAAGTTAAAAGCTAAAATAATTATAATTGGTGATGACTTTAAGTTTGGATATCGAAGAGAAGGCTGCTTTCAACTACTAAAAAAACTTGAATCAAGATATCATTATAAAACATATGCGCAAGACAGTTATTTAATTAATAATGAGCGTGTAAGTAGCACGGCCATAAGAAAGCAATTGATAGATGGTGATTTATCACAAGCTTCTTCTTTTTTAGGTAGGAATTTTTTTATAACAGGAACTGTAGTTCATGGAAACAAATTAGGAAGAACTATTGGTTTTCCAACAGCTAATATAGCAACTAAAAATACAAACTATCCTTTGAGAGGTGTTTTTATTGTTATGGTTGAGTTGTTAAATAATACAAAATTGTATGGTGTTGCAAATATAGGCAATCGTCCAACAATAGATGGTAAAAAAATTGTACTAGAAGTGCACATTTTAAATTTTGGAAGTGATATTTATGGAAAACGATTAAGAGTGCGTTTTCTTAAAAAATTAAGAAATGAAATGAAATTTGAAACAATGAATGATTTGAAGCAACAAATCAATATTGATATGAATCAAGCAAAAAATTACATAAAAAATAAATAG
- the murJ gene encoding murein biosynthesis integral membrane protein MurJ, which translates to MQLNLFKTSLWLMIVTISSKVLGLFRDVFVARALGSGYQADACILALNIPLILRRLFTDGVFNQAVVPILNHNSSNFNKDFESNVSLLIGTFGLFFLIASTLFILLSNIFVIFMGIGWFKEYLNDPYSTGGLSYVLASHLIKYTLPYLFFISLAGLSCSILNFLGKYYFPAILPMILNIVILLFLYNYSYLGIEKELAVVIGVFFGGLCQFFMSIVYLYKLNLLKYLKIDFKHPLFRKTCKNLYYASLSNSVIIINVLISTIILSFLKTGSISWFYYSQRLIDFPQSFIGMAFSLLFVPIFSKKFSALELKDFNKLILQSFKVIQIFGIPAIIGLVYLAKPIIILLFYSNEFNKVDVDNTVNATYVLLASLIFILFCKNLMIIFAAINKIKSTIKIGYLTIFMNIILSLSFSSFFGFLGVCFGLALSSLIQFSLLFNKLKRLKKSMLILNFIYFL; encoded by the coding sequence ATGCAGTTAAACTTATTTAAAACAAGTCTTTGGTTAATGATAGTCACAATCTCCTCTAAAGTATTAGGCTTATTTCGAGATGTCTTTGTTGCTAGGGCTTTAGGAAGCGGATATCAGGCAGATGCATGCATACTTGCATTAAACATCCCTTTAATCTTAAGGAGACTTTTTACTGATGGTGTTTTTAACCAAGCAGTTGTTCCTATTTTAAATCATAACAGTTCAAATTTTAATAAAGATTTTGAAAGTAATGTCAGTCTTTTAATAGGAACCTTTGGTCTGTTCTTTTTAATCGCATCAACTCTATTCATTTTATTATCAAATATTTTTGTCATATTTATGGGTATAGGATGGTTCAAGGAATATTTAAATGATCCATACAGTACTGGAGGTTTGAGCTATGTTTTGGCATCTCATTTGATAAAGTATACCTTACCATATTTGTTTTTTATTTCTTTAGCAGGGCTTTCTTGCTCAATATTAAACTTTTTAGGCAAATATTATTTTCCAGCGATTTTACCGATGATTTTGAATATTGTTATCTTATTGTTTTTGTATAACTATTCCTATTTAGGCATAGAAAAGGAGTTGGCAGTAGTAATTGGCGTTTTTTTTGGTGGATTATGTCAATTTTTTATGTCTATAGTATATCTTTACAAATTAAACCTACTGAAGTATTTGAAGATAGATTTCAAGCATCCATTATTCAGAAAAACTTGTAAAAATTTATATTATGCTTCTTTGAGCAACTCAGTTATTATAATTAATGTGTTAATATCAACTATCATTTTAAGTTTTTTAAAAACTGGTTCTATAAGCTGGTTTTATTATTCTCAAAGATTGATAGATTTCCCCCAGTCATTTATAGGTATGGCTTTTAGTCTGTTATTTGTACCTATTTTTAGCAAGAAGTTTTCTGCACTTGAATTAAAAGATTTTAATAAATTAATTCTGCAGTCATTTAAAGTAATTCAGATCTTTGGAATACCTGCGATAATAGGACTTGTATATTTAGCTAAACCTATCATTATTCTTCTTTTTTATAGTAATGAATTCAATAAAGTCGATGTTGATAATACTGTTAATGCAACTTATGTTCTTCTAGCTTCATTAATCTTTATCCTTTTTTGTAAAAATTTAATGATTATTTTTGCTGCAATTAATAAAATTAAGTCGACAATTAAAATAGGTTATTTAACAATTTTTATGAATATTATCTTAAGTTTATCATTTTCAAGTTTTTTTGGATTTCTTGGGGTGTGTTTCGGTCTAGCCTTATCATCTCTTATACAGTTTTCTCTTCTCTTTAATAAATTAAAAAGATTAAAAAAATCAATGTTAATCTTGAATTTTATTTATTTTCTTTAA
- the lgt gene encoding prolipoprotein diacylglyceryl transferase has product MSYYTLPKIDPIMLSIGPLSIHWYGAMYLIGLLFAIGLAYYRAKNKDNSWSTDEVVDLLLWCFFGVIIGGRIGYVLFYNFPIFLQNPLYLFKVWEGGMSFHGGLLGVLVVMFIWSKKKKKLFFVTSDFIAPLVPFGLGMGRIGNLINGELWGRVTNVPWGIVFPNAGPLPRHPSQLYEFFLEGVLLFIILNVFRQKTRPVGAVSGLFLIFYGLFRFIIEFFREPDQQLGLFFNVISMGQILSLPMILGGFIIVFVSYKKKVMVK; this is encoded by the coding sequence ATGAGTTACTATACTTTACCAAAAATTGATCCAATTATGCTTTCTATAGGACCTTTGTCCATTCATTGGTATGGAGCCATGTATTTAATTGGTTTGTTGTTTGCTATAGGTTTAGCATATTATCGGGCCAAAAATAAAGATAACTCATGGAGCACTGATGAAGTAGTTGATTTATTATTATGGTGCTTCTTTGGAGTAATTATTGGTGGTCGAATCGGATATGTTCTTTTTTACAATTTCCCTATTTTTCTTCAAAACCCGCTTTACCTTTTTAAAGTTTGGGAAGGAGGGATGTCATTTCATGGAGGTTTGTTGGGTGTATTAGTTGTAATGTTCATTTGGAGTAAGAAGAAAAAAAAGTTATTTTTTGTTACATCAGACTTTATTGCACCTCTAGTTCCATTTGGTTTAGGTATGGGTAGAATTGGGAATTTAATTAATGGCGAGCTTTGGGGGAGAGTAACTAATGTTCCCTGGGGCATTGTTTTTCCTAATGCGGGACCACTTCCAAGGCATCCTTCTCAACTTTATGAGTTTTTTTTAGAGGGCGTTTTATTGTTTATAATACTCAATGTCTTTAGACAAAAAACAAGACCAGTTGGCGCTGTTTCTGGATTATTCTTGATTTTTTATGGTCTTTTTAGATTTATAATTGAGTTTTTTAGAGAGCCAGATCAACAGTTGGGTTTGTTTTTCAATGTTATTAGTATGGGGCAGATACTATCACTTCCAATGATATTGGGTGGTTTTATTATAGTTTTTGTTTCATATAAGAAAAAAGTTATGGTTAAATAA
- the lysS gene encoding lysine--tRNA ligase encodes MNTNIDENKLIVERRTKLDKIRSLDETNGHPNAFKPSDFSKDLKEKYNEETKESLEEKNILASISGRIMAKRGPFLVIKDHKGLIQAYAPKQVQKDLKEKYLGLDIGDIIGVRGVLHLSGKGDLYVNMDEYHLLTKSLRPLPEKFHGLSDQELKYRNRYVDLIVNEDSKKTFEIRSQILNIIRSFLSGKEFLEVETPMLHTIPGGASAKPFKTYHNTLDMDMFLRIAPELFLKRLIVGGFNRVFEINRSFRNEGISTRHNPEFTMLELYMAYSDYEDVMSLVEELFKVIAHKLSNSLTIHYGEHQIDLSHFDRISMLDAVKKYNEDNELIQTLSYEMIEKTTILEEIATKLGIKIESFWSKGQVLEELFAETAEKKLIQPTFITEYPADISPLARRNDQNKFITDRFELFVCGRELANGFSELNDAEDQASRFQAQVDAMEQGDDEAMHFDHDYIKALEYGLPPTGGLGIGIDRLVMLFADKHTIRDVILFPTLRNI; translated from the coding sequence ATGAATACAAATATAGATGAAAACAAGTTAATAGTTGAAAGAAGAACTAAGTTAGATAAAATACGTTCTTTAGATGAAACGAATGGTCACCCGAATGCTTTTAAACCTTCTGATTTTTCAAAAGATTTGAAAGAAAAATATAATGAAGAAACGAAAGAAAGCTTAGAAGAAAAAAATATTCTGGCATCAATTTCTGGAAGAATCATGGCTAAAAGAGGGCCTTTTTTAGTAATTAAAGATCATAAAGGTTTAATTCAGGCATATGCCCCCAAACAAGTGCAAAAAGATCTTAAAGAAAAATATCTAGGCTTGGATATTGGCGATATTATTGGAGTTAGAGGTGTATTACATCTATCTGGTAAAGGAGACCTTTATGTTAATATGGATGAATATCATTTATTAACGAAATCATTGAGACCTCTTCCAGAAAAGTTTCATGGATTAAGTGATCAAGAATTAAAATATAGAAATAGATATGTTGATTTAATTGTTAACGAAGATTCTAAAAAAACTTTTGAAATAAGATCACAAATTTTAAACATTATAAGAAGTTTTCTTTCTGGTAAAGAATTCCTTGAAGTTGAAACCCCAATGTTACATACAATTCCTGGTGGTGCCTCAGCTAAACCTTTTAAAACATACCATAATACACTTGATATGGATATGTTTTTGAGAATAGCTCCAGAATTATTTCTGAAACGATTGATAGTTGGTGGTTTTAACAGAGTATTTGAAATTAATAGAAGTTTCAGAAATGAAGGTATTTCGACGCGACACAATCCAGAGTTTACTATGCTTGAGCTATATATGGCTTATTCTGATTATGAAGATGTTATGTCGTTGGTTGAGGAGTTATTTAAAGTTATTGCTCATAAATTATCTAATTCTTTAACTATTCATTATGGCGAACATCAAATAGATCTCAGTCATTTCGATAGAATTAGCATGTTAGATGCTGTGAAAAAATACAACGAAGATAATGAGTTGATTCAGACGTTATCTTATGAAATGATTGAAAAAACAACAATTTTGGAAGAAATAGCCACTAAGCTAGGAATTAAAATAGAATCTTTTTGGAGCAAAGGTCAAGTCTTAGAAGAGCTATTTGCAGAAACTGCCGAGAAAAAGCTTATTCAACCAACATTTATAACAGAATATCCTGCAGATATTTCTCCTTTAGCAAGACGAAATGATCAAAATAAATTTATTACCGATAGATTTGAACTTTTTGTTTGTGGAAGAGAGTTAGCAAATGGTTTTTCAGAGTTGAATGATGCGGAAGATCAAGCTAGCAGGTTCCAAGCTCAAGTTGATGCAATGGAGCAGGGTGATGATGAAGCCATGCACTTCGATCATGACTACATAAAAGCACTGGAGTACGGCTTACCTCCTACAGGAGGACTTGGTATTGGAATTGATCGTTTAGTGATGCTTTTTGCAGATAAGCACACAATTAGAGATGTAATTTTATTTCCTACTCTTCGAAATATTTAG
- the mutH gene encoding DNA mismatch repair endonuclease MutH, with protein MKNKPTKPATILELINRAERISGYNIKQLADIAETQLPKSLSNNKGFIGQLIEWHLGADAGSKPTPDFEELGIELKTLPIDTNGNPLETTFVCMAQLINNTPLTWSNSPVKKKLNKILWIPIIVGKQAHFFERIVGNPLIWTLEGKKERILKNDWEEITEMISLGMVTELTAHRGQYLQLRPKAANSNIKTKAIDQEGNIVMVNPRGYYLRKNFTKEIFSEMIT; from the coding sequence ATGAAAAATAAACCAACGAAACCTGCAACAATATTAGAATTAATCAATAGAGCTGAACGCATTTCAGGCTATAATATCAAGCAATTGGCTGATATTGCAGAAACTCAATTACCAAAATCTTTATCAAACAACAAAGGATTTATTGGACAACTCATAGAGTGGCATCTTGGTGCAGATGCCGGTAGTAAACCAACTCCGGATTTTGAGGAATTAGGTATCGAATTAAAAACGCTACCTATCGATACTAATGGAAATCCACTAGAAACAACATTTGTTTGCATGGCTCAATTAATCAATAACACTCCGTTAACTTGGTCTAATTCGCCAGTAAAAAAGAAATTAAATAAAATCTTATGGATTCCAATTATTGTTGGAAAACAAGCCCATTTTTTCGAACGTATTGTAGGGAATCCACTAATTTGGACCCTTGAAGGTAAAAAAGAAAGAATTTTAAAAAATGATTGGGAAGAAATAACAGAAATGATATCTTTAGGAATGGTAACCGAATTAACAGCACACAGAGGACAATACCTTCAACTTAGACCTAAAGCAGCCAACAGTAATATTAAAACAAAAGCAATTGATCAAGAAGGTAATATTGTTATGGTAAACCCAAGAGGTTACTATCTCAGAAAAAATTTCACTAAAGAGATTTTTTCTGAGATGATTACATAA
- the recJ gene encoding single-stranded-DNA-specific exonuclease RecJ: MIKITKRIVNTSESKLTKIDELLARIYLARGITNEQELELELNNLLSYHELKNIQKSTDLIIFAIKQNEKIVIVGDFDVDGATSTALAIKVLRNLGANVEYIIPHRIRDGYGLSESVVERVIQLSGKLIITVDNGISSIEAVNLARKNNIKVLITDHHLPSEALPEADAILNPNLSNCKFQSKNLCGVGVVFYLMLSVRAKLKELGYFDNKIRYPNLGSYLDLLALGTVADVVPLDYNNRILVHNGLNRIRAGKGSIGINALIEVSDKSFQDITASDLGYLIGPKLNAAGRLEDMSFGVELLICQDKFKAFELANKLSQLNQSRKSIEKKMIREAIEILQTYEEQNRVKKFIVLFNNNWHQGVSGILASRIKDKYHKPTIIFAEAEDGILKGSGRSIKGIHLKNLLDTINQMNSDIMVSYGGHEMAAGLSIKKDSYDQFCDLFDKTLNKQLFPESIFNKEIFTDGSLKENQITLKTANLLALSGPWGQSFVEPRFNDLFEIKDLKVLKDTHLKLELCLLDSHATIPAIAFNVPVEYFELKVGAIIHIVYKLNENKFRGDTSVQLLIDYITEPN, from the coding sequence ATGATTAAAATAACAAAAAGAATTGTTAATACTAGCGAAAGTAAATTAACAAAAATAGATGAGCTGCTTGCAAGAATATATCTTGCGAGAGGAATAACCAATGAACAAGAACTTGAATTGGAGTTAAATAATTTACTTTCTTACCACGAGTTAAAAAATATTCAAAAGTCAACTGATCTAATTATTTTCGCTATAAAACAAAATGAAAAAATCGTAATTGTCGGAGACTTTGATGTTGATGGTGCAACCAGCACTGCTTTAGCTATAAAAGTATTAAGAAACTTGGGAGCAAATGTTGAGTATATTATTCCTCATCGGATTAGAGATGGATACGGGTTAAGTGAATCAGTTGTGGAAAGAGTTATTCAATTATCTGGAAAGTTGATAATAACTGTTGATAATGGAATTAGTTCTATTGAAGCAGTGAATTTAGCTAGAAAAAATAATATTAAAGTTTTGATTACTGACCATCACTTGCCAAGTGAAGCTTTACCTGAAGCTGATGCTATCCTAAACCCAAACTTATCTAATTGTAAATTCCAATCAAAAAACTTATGTGGTGTTGGGGTTGTCTTTTATTTAATGTTATCAGTTAGAGCTAAATTAAAAGAGCTGGGTTATTTTGATAATAAAATAAGATATCCTAATTTGGGTTCGTATCTTGACTTGCTTGCACTAGGGACTGTTGCAGATGTTGTTCCTCTTGATTATAACAATCGAATTTTAGTTCATAATGGTTTAAATAGAATTAGGGCAGGAAAAGGATCAATTGGAATTAATGCTTTAATAGAAGTTTCTGATAAGAGCTTTCAAGATATTACAGCATCAGACCTTGGTTATTTAATTGGCCCTAAATTAAATGCTGCTGGTCGATTGGAGGATATGTCTTTTGGCGTCGAACTTTTGATATGTCAAGACAAATTCAAGGCCTTTGAGTTAGCAAATAAGTTAAGTCAATTAAATCAAAGCAGAAAATCGATAGAAAAAAAAATGATAAGAGAAGCAATTGAAATATTGCAAACTTATGAAGAACAAAATAGGGTTAAAAAGTTTATTGTGCTTTTTAATAATAATTGGCACCAAGGTGTAAGTGGAATATTAGCTTCAAGAATTAAAGATAAATATCATAAACCGACCATTATTTTTGCGGAGGCTGAAGATGGTATTTTAAAGGGGTCTGGAAGATCTATTAAAGGTATCCACCTTAAAAATTTATTGGATACAATAAATCAAATGAATTCTGATATTATGGTATCTTATGGGGGACATGAAATGGCAGCAGGTCTTTCGATTAAAAAAGATTCTTATGATCAATTTTGTGATTTATTTGATAAAACTCTAAATAAACAATTATTTCCAGAATCAATTTTTAATAAAGAAATTTTTACTGATGGGAGTTTGAAAGAAAACCAAATAACGTTAAAAACGGCTAACTTACTAGCTTTGAGTGGCCCATGGGGACAATCCTTTGTTGAGCCTAGATTTAATGATCTATTTGAAATTAAAGATCTTAAAGTTTTAAAAGATACCCATTTAAAACTTGAACTATGTTTATTAGATAGTCATGCTACTATCCCAGCTATAGCTTTCAATGTTCCAGTTGAATACTTTGAGTTGAAAGTTGGTGCAATTATTCACATAGTTTACAAATTAAATGAAAACAAGTTTAGAGGAGATACTTCAGTTCAATTACTCATTGACTACATAACAGAACCGAATTAA
- the rppH gene encoding RNA pyrophosphohydrolase translates to MIDGDGYRYNVGIIIVNAEGQVFWARRHGQNSWQFPQGGVNEGELPEEAMYRELQEEVGLSKQDVKILYSSKHWIKYNLPQRLIRHDSKPLCIGQKQRWFLLKLTSTEDKINLLSASNPEFDCWRWVSYWYPVRQVISFKKEVYRKTLRDFSSIAMPFKVKKYRKPKKSRHQK, encoded by the coding sequence GTGATTGATGGTGATGGATATCGCTACAATGTTGGGATCATAATTGTAAATGCTGAAGGGCAAGTATTTTGGGCTAGAAGACACGGACAGAATTCTTGGCAATTTCCTCAAGGAGGAGTTAATGAAGGTGAATTGCCCGAAGAAGCTATGTATAGAGAGCTTCAAGAAGAAGTAGGATTATCAAAACAAGATGTTAAAATTTTATATTCATCAAAACACTGGATTAAATATAATTTACCACAACGCCTAATTAGGCATGACTCTAAACCGCTTTGTATTGGACAAAAGCAAAGATGGTTTTTGTTGAAGCTGACCTCTACTGAAGATAAGATAAATTTATTAAGTGCATCGAATCCTGAGTTTGACTGTTGGCGTTGGGTCAGTTATTGGTATCCAGTGAGGCAGGTCATTTCATTTAAGAAAGAAGTTTATAGAAAAACCTTGAGAGATTTTTCTTCTATCGCTATGCCTTTTAAAGTCAAAAAATATAGAAAACCAAAAAAGAGTAGACATCAAAAATGA
- the rpsT gene encoding 30S ribosomal protein S20, which translates to MANIKSAKKRALTSEKRRQHNASRRSMMRTYMKKVFSAIESGEKELATKAYAEVQPILDRFATKGLIHKNKAARHKARILAKIKAL; encoded by the coding sequence TTGGCTAACATAAAATCAGCTAAAAAACGTGCTTTAACGTCTGAAAAACGCAGACAGCACAACGCAAGCCGTCGTTCTATGATGAGAACTTATATGAAGAAAGTATTTTCTGCAATTGAAAGCGGTGAAAAAGAATTGGCAACAAAAGCTTATGCCGAGGTTCAGCCAATTCTTGATAGATTTGCAACTAAAGGCTTAATTCATAAAAATAAAGCAGCTAGACATAAAGCTAGAATTTTAGCGAAAATTAAAGCTCTTTAA
- a CDS encoding thymidylate synthase has protein sequence MNQYLELCKKIINDGQWVENKRTNKKCLTLINADLQYDVENNVFPIITTRKSFWKSAIAELLGYIRGYDNAADFRKLGTKSWDANANDNSVWLSNPNRKGLDDMGRVYGVQGRSWVNSDGCVIDQLKKIINNLNSGIDDRGEILTFYNPGEFDKGCLRPCMHTHTFSLINEDLYLTSYQRSCDVPLGLNFNQIQVFTLLKLVAQITRKKPKTAYHKIVNAHIYEDQIDLMKVQIERKPFQSPSLNINPDIKSLEDLESWVTLDDFEVIGYEHHDAIKYPFSV, from the coding sequence ATGAATCAATATTTAGAGTTATGCAAAAAAATAATAAATGATGGACAGTGGGTCGAGAATAAAAGAACAAATAAAAAATGTTTAACATTAATTAACGCCGATTTACAATATGATGTTGAGAATAATGTATTCCCAATTATTACCACAAGGAAAAGTTTTTGGAAATCAGCAATAGCAGAGCTATTAGGTTATATTCGTGGATACGATAATGCAGCAGATTTTAGAAAACTTGGAACTAAATCTTGGGATGCTAATGCAAACGACAATTCTGTTTGGTTATCCAATCCTAACCGAAAAGGTTTAGATGATATGGGAAGAGTATACGGAGTTCAAGGTCGGTCTTGGGTTAACTCTGATGGATGTGTTATTGATCAATTAAAAAAAATTATAAATAATTTAAACTCTGGAATTGATGATAGAGGAGAGATATTAACATTTTACAACCCAGGTGAGTTTGACAAAGGTTGTTTACGCCCATGTATGCATACACATACCTTCTCTCTTATTAATGAAGACTTATATTTGACTAGCTATCAAAGGTCATGTGATGTTCCACTAGGGTTAAACTTTAACCAAATACAAGTTTTTACGTTATTAAAATTAGTTGCCCAAATTACGAGAAAAAAGCCTAAAACAGCATATCATAAAATTGTAAATGCGCATATTTACGAAGATCAGATCGATCTAATGAAAGTTCAAATTGAAAGAAAACCCTTTCAGTCACCCTCCTTAAATATAAACCCAGACATAAAATCATTAGAAGACCTTGAATCATGGGTTACTTTAGATGATTTTGAAGTCATTGGTTATGAGCATCACGATGCTATAAAATATCCATTTTCGGTATAG
- a CDS encoding sulfite exporter TauE/SafE family protein, translated as MIYLSYIFLGVISGFLAGLLGIGGGVVIVPVLTYLFSLAAFSHEISIHMALATSLSSIFFTSSVASFSHFKFKNLDFNIIKSFIPFAVIGSIAGSFFATSVPSNYLTKIFSIILFFLSLQIILQCLKNKKQTLSKYPKANYNIFFGFVIGVISALSGIGGGSLTVPYLNSRQVKMSTAIGCSSVLAMFMAVFGSLCWIYTGLHSQEVLPIHSLGYVYLPALFFIVLASSITAPLGAKLASHISTLSLKICFAILLLIVSITMFLS; from the coding sequence ATGATTTATCTTAGTTATATTTTTTTAGGAGTAATATCCGGGTTTCTTGCTGGTTTATTAGGAATTGGTGGTGGAGTCGTAATAGTACCAGTTTTAACTTATCTATTCTCCTTAGCAGCTTTTTCACATGAGATAAGTATACATATGGCACTTGCAACTTCATTAAGCTCTATTTTTTTTACATCTAGTGTTGCTAGCTTTTCTCACTTTAAGTTTAAAAACCTAGATTTTAACATTATAAAAAGCTTTATACCTTTTGCAGTTATTGGTTCGATTGCAGGAAGTTTTTTTGCTACTTCTGTTCCTTCAAATTATTTAACTAAAATTTTTTCGATAATTTTATTTTTTCTTTCTTTACAGATTATTTTGCAATGTTTAAAAAATAAAAAACAAACATTATCAAAATACCCCAAAGCTAATTATAATATTTTTTTTGGTTTTGTAATTGGCGTTATCTCTGCACTATCGGGCATTGGTGGGGGGTCATTGACTGTTCCTTATTTAAATTCTCGACAAGTAAAGATGAGTACCGCTATTGGATGTTCTTCTGTTTTAGCAATGTTTATGGCTGTATTTGGTAGCTTATGTTGGATATATACTGGATTACACAGCCAAGAAGTGTTGCCTATTCATAGTCTTGGATACGTGTATTTGCCCGCATTATTTTTTATCGTGTTAGCTTCTTCTATTACAGCTCCGTTAGGAGCAAAGTTAGCGTCACATATTTCAACATTGTCTTTGAAAATATGTTTTGCTATTTTATTATTAATCGTATCTATCACTATGTTTTTATCATAA